The Streptococcus mitis genome has a segment encoding these proteins:
- a CDS encoding alpha-mannosidase: MENVVVHIISHSHWDREWYLPFESHRMQLVELFDNLFDLFENDPEFKSFHLDGQTIVLDDYLEIRPENSDKVQRYIDEGKLKIGPFYILQDDYLISSEANVRNTLIGQAECAKWGKSTQIGYFPDTFGNMGQAPQILQKSGIHVAAFGRGVKPIGFDNQVLEDEQFTSQFSEMYWQGADGSRVLSILFANWYSNGNEIPVDKDEALTFWKQKLSDVRDYASTNQWLMMNGCDHQPVQKNLSEAIRVANELFPDVTFVHSSFDEYVQAVESALPEQLSTVTGELTSQETDGWYTLANTSSSRIYLKQSFQENSNLLEQVVEPLMIITGGHNHKDQLTYAWKTLLQNAPHDSICGCSVDEVHREMETRFAKVNQVGNFVKSNLLNEWKGKIATAKAQSDYLFTVINTGLHDKVDTVSTVIDVATCDFKELHPTEGYKKMADLTLPSYRVEDLDGRPVEAKIEDLGANFEYDLPKDKFRQARIARQVRVTIPVHLAPLSWTTFQLLEGEQEHREGIYQNGVIDTPFVTVSVDDNITVYDKTTHEAYEDFIRFEDRGDIGNEYIYFQPKGTEPIYAELKGYEVLENTARYAKILLKHELTVPVSADEKLEEEQKGIIEFMKREAGRSEELTSIPLETEMTIFVDNPQIRCKTRFTNTAKDHRIRLLVKTHNTRPSNDSESIYEVVTRPNNPAASWENPENPQHQQAFVSLYDDEKGVTVSNKGLNEYEILGDDTIAVTILRASGELGDWGYFPTPEAQCLREFEVEFALECHQAQERFSAFRRAKALQTPFTSLQLARQEGSVAATGSLLSHSVLSIPQICPTAFKVAENEEGYVLRYYNMCSENVRVPESQHLFLDLLERPYPVHRGLISPQEIRTEFIQKEEI, translated from the coding sequence ATGGAAAATGTTGTTGTACATATTATCTCACATAGTCACTGGGACCGTGAGTGGTACTTGCCTTTTGAAAGCCACCGTATGCAGTTGGTGGAATTATTTGACAATCTCTTTGATCTCTTTGAAAATGACCCTGAGTTCAAGAGCTTCCACTTGGATGGTCAAACCATTGTCCTTGATGACTACTTGGAGATTCGCCCTGAAAATAGCGACAAAGTCCAACGATACATCGACGAAGGCAAACTTAAAATTGGTCCTTTTTACATCTTGCAGGATGATTACTTGATTTCAAGTGAAGCCAATGTCCGCAATACATTGATTGGTCAAGCAGAATGTGCAAAATGGGGCAAATCTACTCAGATTGGTTACTTCCCAGATACTTTTGGAAATATGGGGCAAGCTCCTCAAATCCTTCAAAAATCAGGCATTCACGTGGCAGCCTTTGGTCGTGGTGTGAAGCCGATTGGATTTGACAACCAAGTCCTCGAAGACGAGCAGTTTACATCCCAGTTTTCAGAAATGTACTGGCAGGGTGCGGACGGAAGTCGTGTCCTCAGTATCCTCTTTGCTAACTGGTATAGTAATGGGAATGAAATTCCAGTTGATAAAGACGAGGCCTTGACCTTCTGGAAACAAAAATTGTCAGATGTGCGTGATTATGCTTCGACCAACCAATGGTTGATGATGAACGGATGTGATCACCAGCCTGTACAGAAAAATCTGAGCGAAGCCATTCGTGTGGCAAATGAACTTTTCCCAGATGTAACCTTTGTTCATAGTTCTTTTGATGAATATGTTCAAGCCGTGGAAAGTGCCCTACCAGAGCAATTATCAACGGTTACAGGTGAGTTGACCAGTCAGGAAACAGACGGCTGGTACACACTTGCCAACACTTCTTCATCTCGTATTTATCTCAAACAATCCTTCCAAGAAAATAGCAACCTCCTAGAGCAAGTTGTAGAACCCTTGATGATTATCACTGGGGGTCATAACCACAAGGACCAGTTGACCTATGCTTGGAAAACACTTTTGCAGAATGCGCCACATGATAGCATCTGTGGCTGTAGCGTGGACGAAGTTCACCGAGAGATGGAAACTCGTTTTGCCAAGGTCAACCAAGTAGGAAACTTTGTTAAGAGCAATCTTCTTAACGAGTGGAAGGGCAAAATCGCTACAGCTAAGGCTCAAAGTGACTATCTCTTTACTGTCATTAACACAGGCTTGCATGATAAGGTTGATACTGTCAGCACAGTGATTGATGTTGCGACTTGTGATTTTAAGGAATTGCACCCAACAGAAGGTTATAAGAAGATGGCTGATCTTACCTTGCCAAGTTACCGTGTGGAGGATTTGGATGGTCGTCCTGTAGAGGCTAAAATCGAAGACCTTGGGGCTAATTTTGAGTACGATTTACCAAAAGACAAGTTCCGCCAAGCTCGTATCGCTCGACAAGTGCGCGTGACCATTCCAGTTCACCTAGCGCCTCTTTCTTGGACAACCTTCCAATTGTTGGAAGGAGAGCAAGAACACCGTGAAGGCATTTACCAAAACGGAGTGATTGATACGCCATTTGTAACGGTGAGTGTGGATGACAATATCACAGTTTATGACAAGACAACTCACGAAGCCTACGAAGATTTTATCCGCTTCGAAGACCGTGGTGACATCGGAAACGAGTATATCTATTTCCAACCAAAAGGAACAGAGCCAATCTATGCAGAGCTTAAGGGCTACGAGGTCTTGGAAAACACAGCTCGCTACGCTAAAATTTTGCTCAAACATGAATTGACCGTGCCTGTCAGTGCAGATGAAAAGCTAGAAGAAGAGCAAAAAGGCATCATCGAGTTTATGAAGCGTGAAGCTGGACGTTCAGAAGAATTGACAAGCATTCCTCTTGAAACTGAGATGACTATCTTCGTTGATAATCCACAAATCCGTTGCAAGACTCGCTTTACCAACACTGCCAAAGACCACCGTATCCGTCTCTTGGTCAAGACTCATAACACGCGTCCAAGCAATGATTCTGAAAGCATCTATGAGGTGGTGACACGACCAAACAACCCAGCTGCTTCATGGGAAAATCCTGAAAATCCTCAACACCAACAAGCCTTTGTTAGTCTGTATGACGATGAAAAAGGTGTGACTGTATCCAACAAGGGATTGAATGAATACGAAATCCTAGGAGACGACACCATTGCAGTGACTATTTTGCGTGCATCAGGTGAGCTAGGTGACTGGGGTTACTTCCCAACACCAGAAGCTCAGTGTTTGCGTGAGTTTGAAGTTGAGTTTGCGCTTGAATGCCACCAAGCCCAAGAACGCTTCTCAGCTTTCCGTCGTGCTAAGGCCTTGCAGACACCATTTACCAGCCTTCAGCTTGCTAGACAGGAAGGAAGCGTGGCTGCGACTGGTAGCCTCTTGAGCCATTCTGTTCTCAGCATACCGCAAATCTGTCCAACAGCCTTTAAGGTAGCTGAAAATGAAGAAGGCTATGTGCTTCGTTACTACAATATGTGTAGCGAAAATGTGCGTGTACCGGAAAGTCAACATCTCTTCCTTGACCTACTTGAACGACCATACCCAGTTCATAGAGGCCTCATTTCACCACAAGAGATTCGTACAGAATTCATCCAAAAAGAAGAAATTTAA